Proteins encoded in a region of the Tribolium castaneum strain GA2 chromosome 7, icTriCast1.1, whole genome shotgun sequence genome:
- the aft gene encoding cap-specific mRNA (nucleoside-2'-O-)-methyltransferase 2 isoform X1, producing MHIPLSTATVKWLSLEDNLKKCSKNPNMSKSKKIRHLFDKKIDFANNATFELPTEAFVLPKWSIPSFQNDKAELNRTKSLLNQFNLEEWSRHTKHRDPSSYITRFVKQKFHPELVTQAWCKFYECLCSFNVIPKEAITSSRFTSFHLCEAPGAFISALNHYIASQGLDVQWTWGANTLNPDHEGNSPQEMIPDDRLLRHTYKNWYFGSDFTGNVTKYCNHVDLVEKIHEKVWLVTADGSIDCSSDPGNQESHVEFLHYCETLTALALLKPGGSFVLKIFTMFEHSTICLLYLLNVCFGKVSLFKPGSSKSGNSEVYVICQHFKGPQVVEKIWPSLLSPYKSGHFVDKSMFDLNKINPDFLTQLLHISRFFMQKQIEHILDNIRFFRNASQNESGKVHQIKVYVANRYINKYKLKSISRHLKLVPTLDISQFFSNEVKKINFVNGVAKFDAKNLVQVNPTLDILDVKLGEKFTQVKSSRFCDNLPKLNFSNKMKSHGPLYQLVANKLGATATIISLDSPFESYYDFQKDFFYKIFHSKKRNFLIVGVPLLTNFLAGVMYILISCFSHVHVHQNGCIILCGGDLAKIAPVFATVEKRYRSVPDCGILQIVPPGLLYSNNFFDFVWNYNRLLQFLNKC from the exons ATGCATATCCCCCTCTCTACCGCAACTGTCAAGTGGTTGTCATTAGAAGataacctcaaaaaatgttcaaaaaaccCAAATATGAGCAAATCGAAGAAAATCCGTCACCTCTTCgacaaaaaaatcgattttgcGAACAATGCCACGTTCGAATTACCAACCGAAGCATTCGTTTTGCCCAAATGGTCAATACCGTCCTTCCAGAACGACAAAGCCGAACTTAACCGGACTAAAAGTCTGCTAAACCAATTTAATCTGGAAGAATGGTCGCGCCACACCAAACACAGAGACCCCTCAAGCTACATAACCCGCTTCGTCAAGCAAAAATTTCACCCGGAGCTCGTAACACAA GCCTGGTGCAAATTCTACGAGTGTTTGTGCAGTTTTAATGTAATTCCAAAAGAGGCGATCACGTCCAGTCGTTTCACGAGTTTCCACCTGTGTGAAGCCCCCGGGGCCTTTATTAGCGCCCTTAACCACTACATTGCCAGTCAGGGATTGGATGTACAA TGGACCTGGGGGGCCAATACTTTAAATCCGGACCATGAAGGCAATTCGCCCCAGGAGATGATCCCAGATGATCGTCTCCTGCGTCACACTTACAAAAACTGGTATTTTGGGTCCGATTTCACAGGGAATGTCACCAAGTATTGCAATCATGTTGATTTAGTGGAGAAAATTCACGAAAAA GTGTGGCTGGTGACCGCCGATGGGAGCATTGACTGCAGTTCTGACCCCGGAAATCAAGAATCACACGTTGAGTTTTTGCATTATTGTGAAACTTTGACCGCGTTAGCTCTTCTCAAGCCTG gtgGCTCCTTTGTCCTAAAAATTTTCACGATGTTTGAGCACTCGACCATCTGCCTCCTCTATTTATTGAACGTTTGTTTCGGCAAAGTGTCGCTCTTTAAACCAGGCTCCTCCAAAAGCGGAAACTCCGAAGTGTATGTTATTTGTCAGCACTTTAAAGGCCCCCAAGTGGTGGAAAAAATTTGGCCCAGTCTACTTTCCCCGTACAAATCCGGCCACTTTGTCGATAAATCAATGTTTgacttgaataaaattaacccCGATTTTTTGACCCAACTGTTGCACATTTCGCgcttttttatgcaaaaacaaatcgaacaCATCCTCGACAATATTAGATTTTTTCGCAACGCTTCGCAAAACGAGTCGGGGAAAGTACACCAGATTAAAGTCTACGTCGCTAATCGTTACATAAACAAGTACAAACTGAAGAGCATTTCGCGACATTTGAAACTTGTCCCAACTTTGGATAtatcacagtttttttcaaacgaagtcaaaaaaattaatttcgtgaACGGAGTCGCCAAATTCGATGCGAAAAACTTGGTTCAAGTGAATCCAACCCTTGATATTTTGGACGTGAAGTTGGGGGAAAAGTTCACACAAGTGAAAAGTTCGCGCTTTTGTGATAATTTACCCAAGTTAAACTTTAGCAATAAAATGAAATCACACGGCCCGCTTTACCAACTTGTTGCAAACAAACTGGGGGCGACTGCGACCATTATTAGTCTAGACTCGCCTTTTGAGTCGTATTACGACTTTcagaaagattttttttacaaaatatttcattcaaaaaaacgaaattttttaatagttggGGTCCCCCTCCTGACGAATTTCCTCGCCGGGGTGATGTACATCCTAATTTCGTGCTTTAGCCACGTCCACGTGCATCAGAACGGTTGTATTATTCTGTGTGGGGGCGATTTGGCTAAAATCGCCCCCGTGTTCGCCACCGTCGAGAAGCGTTACAGATCTGTGCCCGATTGTGGTATTTTGCAAATTGTGCCGCCTGGTTTACTGTacagtaacaattttttcgattttgtgTGGAATTACAACCgtttgttgcaatttttgaataaatgctAG
- the aft gene encoding cap-specific mRNA (nucleoside-2'-O-)-methyltransferase 2 isoform X2, whose protein sequence is MHIPLSTATVKWLSLEDNLKKCSKNPNMSKSKKIRHLFDKKIDFANNATFELPTEAFVLPKWSIPSFQNDKAELNRTKSLLNQFNLEEWSRHTKHRDPSSYITRFVKQKFHPELVTQAWCKFYECLCSFNVIPKEAITSSRFTSFHLCEAPGAFISALNHYIASQGLDWTWGANTLNPDHEGNSPQEMIPDDRLLRHTYKNWYFGSDFTGNVTKYCNHVDLVEKIHEKVWLVTADGSIDCSSDPGNQESHVEFLHYCETLTALALLKPGGSFVLKIFTMFEHSTICLLYLLNVCFGKVSLFKPGSSKSGNSEVYVICQHFKGPQVVEKIWPSLLSPYKSGHFVDKSMFDLNKINPDFLTQLLHISRFFMQKQIEHILDNIRFFRNASQNESGKVHQIKVYVANRYINKYKLKSISRHLKLVPTLDISQFFSNEVKKINFVNGVAKFDAKNLVQVNPTLDILDVKLGEKFTQVKSSRFCDNLPKLNFSNKMKSHGPLYQLVANKLGATATIISLDSPFESYYDFQKDFFYKIFHSKKRNFLIVGVPLLTNFLAGVMYILISCFSHVHVHQNGCIILCGGDLAKIAPVFATVEKRYRSVPDCGILQIVPPGLLYSNNFFDFVWNYNRLLQFLNKC, encoded by the exons ATGCATATCCCCCTCTCTACCGCAACTGTCAAGTGGTTGTCATTAGAAGataacctcaaaaaatgttcaaaaaaccCAAATATGAGCAAATCGAAGAAAATCCGTCACCTCTTCgacaaaaaaatcgattttgcGAACAATGCCACGTTCGAATTACCAACCGAAGCATTCGTTTTGCCCAAATGGTCAATACCGTCCTTCCAGAACGACAAAGCCGAACTTAACCGGACTAAAAGTCTGCTAAACCAATTTAATCTGGAAGAATGGTCGCGCCACACCAAACACAGAGACCCCTCAAGCTACATAACCCGCTTCGTCAAGCAAAAATTTCACCCGGAGCTCGTAACACAA GCCTGGTGCAAATTCTACGAGTGTTTGTGCAGTTTTAATGTAATTCCAAAAGAGGCGATCACGTCCAGTCGTTTCACGAGTTTCCACCTGTGTGAAGCCCCCGGGGCCTTTATTAGCGCCCTTAACCACTACATTGCCAGTCAGGGATTGGAT TGGACCTGGGGGGCCAATACTTTAAATCCGGACCATGAAGGCAATTCGCCCCAGGAGATGATCCCAGATGATCGTCTCCTGCGTCACACTTACAAAAACTGGTATTTTGGGTCCGATTTCACAGGGAATGTCACCAAGTATTGCAATCATGTTGATTTAGTGGAGAAAATTCACGAAAAA GTGTGGCTGGTGACCGCCGATGGGAGCATTGACTGCAGTTCTGACCCCGGAAATCAAGAATCACACGTTGAGTTTTTGCATTATTGTGAAACTTTGACCGCGTTAGCTCTTCTCAAGCCTG gtgGCTCCTTTGTCCTAAAAATTTTCACGATGTTTGAGCACTCGACCATCTGCCTCCTCTATTTATTGAACGTTTGTTTCGGCAAAGTGTCGCTCTTTAAACCAGGCTCCTCCAAAAGCGGAAACTCCGAAGTGTATGTTATTTGTCAGCACTTTAAAGGCCCCCAAGTGGTGGAAAAAATTTGGCCCAGTCTACTTTCCCCGTACAAATCCGGCCACTTTGTCGATAAATCAATGTTTgacttgaataaaattaacccCGATTTTTTGACCCAACTGTTGCACATTTCGCgcttttttatgcaaaaacaaatcgaacaCATCCTCGACAATATTAGATTTTTTCGCAACGCTTCGCAAAACGAGTCGGGGAAAGTACACCAGATTAAAGTCTACGTCGCTAATCGTTACATAAACAAGTACAAACTGAAGAGCATTTCGCGACATTTGAAACTTGTCCCAACTTTGGATAtatcacagtttttttcaaacgaagtcaaaaaaattaatttcgtgaACGGAGTCGCCAAATTCGATGCGAAAAACTTGGTTCAAGTGAATCCAACCCTTGATATTTTGGACGTGAAGTTGGGGGAAAAGTTCACACAAGTGAAAAGTTCGCGCTTTTGTGATAATTTACCCAAGTTAAACTTTAGCAATAAAATGAAATCACACGGCCCGCTTTACCAACTTGTTGCAAACAAACTGGGGGCGACTGCGACCATTATTAGTCTAGACTCGCCTTTTGAGTCGTATTACGACTTTcagaaagattttttttacaaaatatttcattcaaaaaaacgaaattttttaatagttggGGTCCCCCTCCTGACGAATTTCCTCGCCGGGGTGATGTACATCCTAATTTCGTGCTTTAGCCACGTCCACGTGCATCAGAACGGTTGTATTATTCTGTGTGGGGGCGATTTGGCTAAAATCGCCCCCGTGTTCGCCACCGTCGAGAAGCGTTACAGATCTGTGCCCGATTGTGGTATTTTGCAAATTGTGCCGCCTGGTTTACTGTacagtaacaattttttcgattttgtgTGGAATTACAACCgtttgttgcaatttttgaataaatgctAG
- the LOC658994 gene encoding probable G-protein coupled receptor B0563.6 yields the protein MSLIPSGDDVQKHQIETLVSHYFQNETYNLTDSEYQNILNYIRTIRNKNNDTILLDEIDTVNCGDKLKHWSQIYAKHVHPYLAIVVCLIGIITNITNVVVLTRKEMVCTPVNRILTSLATTDIFLMVDYIPYVYYHYLVLPKTLDFPFIGAVYMLFHVHFTQTLHTTSICLTLLLAVWRYLALRYPNKKRILCSEFRCTLGISLSFILPVILSIPTYVTFTIRRREILEDNVTYILYHTDLRESFKYDRLYLQGLFWVYGVFLKLLPCVFLTVITFWLIKTLLKAKKQRQVVRTYDQANEIEIDCRLSKSERCANRTTKMLVIVLFLFLITEIPQGIFALLIGIKGKQLFLKCYQIYGELMDIFALVSGAVSFILYCRMNTMFRITFGQLCNLKFARRD from the exons ATGAGTCTGATACCATCAGGCGACGATGTCCAAAAGCATCAAATTGAGACACTTGTCAGCCACTACTTCCAAAACGAAACGTACAATCTCACCGACTCCGAataccaaaatattttaaattacatccGAACAattcgaaataaaaacaacgacACAATTTTGTTGGACGAAATCGATACTGTAAACTGCGGCGACAAGTTAAAACACTGGTCTCAGATTTACGCCAAACACGTCCATCCTTACCTCGCAATTGTTGTGTGTCTAATTGGCATTATTACGAATATTACAAACGTCGTTGTCTTGACCAGAAAGGAGATGGTTTGCACGCCAGTCAACCGCATTCTCACTTCGCTGGCAACCACCGACATCTTCCTGATGGTCGATTACATACCCTATGTGTACTACCATTACTTGGTGTTGCCCAAGACGCTGGATTTCCCCTTCATTGGGGCTGTTTATATGTTGTTCCACGTGCATTTCACTCAAACACTCCACACGACCTCAATTTGCCTCACTCTGCTCTTAGCTGTGTGGAGGTATCTGGCGTTGAG ATACCCGAACAAGAAGCGCATTCTGTGCTCGGAGTTCCGGTGCACTCTCGGCATTAGCCTAAGTTTTATCCTTCCTGTAATTTTGAGCATTCCCACCTATGTCACGTTCACCATCCGAAGACGTGAAATTTTGGAAGACAATGTCACTTACATACTGTACCACACAGACTTACGAGAGTCTTTCAAATACGACAGACTCTACTTGCAAGGCCTTTTCTGGGTGTATGGCGTTTTCCTGAAACTCTTACCTTGCGTTTTCCTCACTGTTATCACCTTCTGGCTCATTAAAACCCTGCTAAAGGCAAAGAAACAGCGACAAGTCGTGCGAACGTACGATCAAGCGAACGAGATAGAAATCGACTGCCGATTGTCGAAAAGCGAGCGATGTGCCAATCGGACCACAAAAATGCTGGTTATTGTCTTATTCCTGTTCTTGATTACCGAGATTCCCCAAGGGATTTTTGCGCTGCTTATAGGGATTAAAGGGAAACAGTTGTTTCTCAAATGCTATCAAATTTACGGCGAGTTGATGGATATTTTTGCACTCGTCAGTGGCgctgtcagttttattttgtacTGTAGGATGAATACGATGTTTAGGATTACGTTTGGGCAACTGTGTAACTTGAAGTTTGCCAGACGGGACTAA